From Kingella potus, a single genomic window includes:
- a CDS encoding Rieske 2Fe-2S domain-containing protein, which yields MTTSDLSAANGLHNYWYIAARERDVRKKPQAVRLFGRHYAVFHQGGGRYAALLDCCPHRNVPLSIGKVENGCLQCAYHGWSFDGTGRLAAIPALCGCDTPDVRVPAVHCTAQDGYVWICAGTPASAAPLPFACLNEAGYTTFRMKTRFAAPVDWCLENFLDCPHAVYVHHSWFRAPTGKPVRALLRRNADGAQIEYADEPREKSLVWKLLQNSQTEMSHTDRFIAPATSRVDYRFSDGKHYIVTSSCTPLDGETTEVYTVVSYRFGRLNPLIRLVFEPLSRFIISQDVAIMKQQRDNIARFGGRARFCNSPADLLMPEIAAWRKTLAEGGTPAAAGIVREQELHL from the coding sequence ATGACCACATCCGACCTTTCCGCCGCCAACGGCCTGCACAATTACTGGTATATCGCCGCCCGCGAGCGCGACGTGCGCAAAAAGCCGCAGGCGGTGCGGCTGTTCGGGCGGCACTACGCCGTTTTCCATCAGGGCGGCGGCCGCTACGCCGCGCTGCTCGACTGCTGCCCGCACCGCAATGTGCCGCTTTCCATCGGCAAAGTGGAAAACGGCTGCCTGCAATGTGCCTATCACGGCTGGTCGTTCGACGGCACGGGCAGGCTTGCCGCCATCCCCGCCCTGTGCGGCTGCGATACGCCCGATGTGCGTGTGCCCGCTGTGCATTGCACGGCGCAGGACGGCTATGTCTGGATATGCGCCGGCACGCCCGCCTCCGCCGCCCCGCTGCCCTTTGCCTGCCTGAATGAGGCGGGTTACACCACTTTCCGGATGAAAACCCGTTTTGCCGCGCCCGTCGATTGGTGTCTGGAAAACTTTCTCGACTGCCCGCACGCGGTGTATGTGCACCATTCCTGGTTCCGCGCCCCCACCGGCAAGCCCGTCCGCGCCCTGCTGCGCCGCAATGCCGACGGTGCGCAAATCGAATACGCCGACGAGCCGCGCGAAAAAAGCCTGGTATGGAAGCTGCTGCAAAACAGCCAAACCGAAATGAGCCATACCGACCGCTTCATCGCCCCCGCCACCTCGCGCGTGGACTACCGTTTTTCCGACGGAAAGCACTACATCGTTACTTCTTCCTGCACGCCGCTGGACGGAGAAACCACCGAAGTGTACACCGTCGTCAGCTACAGATTCGGCCGTCTGAACCCGCTCATCCGCCTTGTATTCGAGCCGCTTTCCCGCTTCATCATCAGTCAGGACGTGGCCATCATGAAACAGCAGCGCGACAACATCGCCCGCTTCGGCGGCCGCGCGCGCTTCTGCAACAGCCCCGCCGACCTGCTGATGCCCGAAATTGCCGCATGGCGCAAAACCCTGGCCGAAGGCGGCACGCCCGCAGCCGCAGGCATTGTCCGCGAACAGGAGCTGCATCTGTGA